In Sphingobacterium sp. lm-10, one DNA window encodes the following:
- a CDS encoding sugar O-acetyltransferase: MKTAKEKMIAGEPYRADGRELFDERLLAKEALMEYNNLAPSRIKDRARIIKNLFGITGKAFWIEPPFRCDYGYNIHIGENFYANFNLTVLDCALVSIGDNVMIGPNVSLFTAGHPIHAEPRVAGWEYALPIHISNNCWIGGNTVINAGITIGENTVIGSGSVVTKSIPANVVAAGNPCRVIKTITEEDKAYYYKDRKF; encoded by the coding sequence ATGAAAACTGCGAAAGAAAAAATGATTGCCGGAGAGCCTTACCGAGCAGATGGTCGAGAATTGTTTGACGAACGCCTGCTAGCAAAGGAGGCGCTAATGGAATACAATAATCTAGCGCCATCCCGCATAAAGGATCGTGCACGTATCATCAAGAATCTCTTCGGCATCACTGGAAAGGCTTTTTGGATTGAGCCACCCTTCCGATGTGATTATGGGTATAACATCCATATCGGCGAAAACTTTTACGCCAACTTTAACCTGACGGTGTTGGATTGTGCTTTGGTCAGTATCGGTGACAATGTGATGATCGGACCCAATGTATCTTTATTTACGGCCGGACATCCCATTCATGCTGAACCACGTGTGGCAGGGTGGGAATATGCACTACCCATACACATAAGCAATAATTGCTGGATTGGAGGCAACACGGTTATTAACGCCGGCATTACAATCGGCGAAAATACGGTTATCGGCTCTGGTTCTGTCGTTACCAAATCGATTCCAGCCAATGTGGTCGCAGCAGGTAACCCCTGCCGCGTGATCAAGACGATTACCGAAGAAGATAAAGCATACTATTATAAAGACCGGAAATTTTAG